A section of the Pochonia chlamydosporia 170 chromosome 2, whole genome shotgun sequence genome encodes:
- a CDS encoding kinase domain-containing protein (similar to Aspergillus clavatus NRRL 1 XP_001274863.1) — protein MVAEHRDQYDWIEGAESLEKYRVGGYHPVMIGDVLNKRYQIVDKLGYGGYSTVWLARDVEQKLYVALKVGISDSRLHETTILRSLSDLGGKAPGHISSDLVASSGYDAIPPLLDEFTVRGPNGTHPCYATAPAQCNLRDASFYHMFRLEVARALTVKLVSAIAYMHSQGYIHGDIHLGNAMLKLPSSLNNLSIEQLYDKYGHPETVDISRVNGGPLPPNVPKKAVLPLYLGKNANEMSLADTQLVLADFGEAFAPASNMRPCEDCRSPLAARPPEARFEPLSPLSFSADIWSLAVAMWNLVAMKPIFSDEFVTPDSVVAQQVDVLGPMPPRWWQRWEQRHQFFDEAGNSTQGEDASPPLGEAFDAWIQKYRKKHNVGVFSEDEKAAFLRLLHRMLSFDPQNRPTAMEVLMSDWVVNWAKPDFERSMKEV, from the exons ATGGTGGCAGAACACCGCGACCAGTATGACTGGATTGAAGGAGCAGAGTCGCTCGAAAAGTACAGAGTTGGTGGTTACCATCCCGTAATGATTGGGGATGTACTCAACAAGCGCTACCAAATTGTCGATAAGCTAGGGTATGGGGGATATTCCACTGTTTGGCTTGCGCGTGACGTCGAGCAGAAGCTTTATGTCGCCCTCAAAGTTGGCATATCGGATTCCAGGCTCCACGAGACCACGATACTGAGAAGTCTCTCAGACTTAGGCGGTAAAGCTCCAGGTCACATCTCCTCGGATCTTGTCGCTTCATCAGGATACGATGCGATTCCTCCGCTCCTCGATGAATTTACTGTGCGCGGCCCCAACGGAACGCACCCGTGTTACGCAACTGCTCCGGCGCAATGTAATCTCAGAGATGCCTCCTTTTATCACATGTTCAGATTAGAAGTGGCGAGGGCCTTGACTGTGAAACTTGTGTCGGCGATTGCATACATGCATAGCCAGGGCTATATTCATGGAG ATATTCACCTCGGCAACGCAATGCTCAAACTTCCCTCCAGTTTGAACAACCTTTCCATTGAGCAGCTGTACGACAAGTACGGACACCCGGAGACCGTCGACATATCCCGCGTCAACGGAGGCCCGCTGCCTCCCAATGTCCCCAAAAAGGCAGTTCTACCACTTTACCTGGGCAAAAATGCCAATGAAATGTCTCTGGCAGACACGCAGCTAGTTCTCgccgactttggcgaggCATTTGCTCCCGCGTCAAACATGCGCCCCTGTGAAGACTGTCGATCACCCTTGGCTGCCCGGCCGCCAGAAGCGCGGTTCGAGCCGCTATCACCACTTTCATTTTCTGCCGACATTTGGAGCCTCGCAGTCGCCATGTGGAACCTCGTTGCCATGAAGCCCATCTTTAGCGACGAGTTCGTCACACCCGACTCCGTGGTCGCGCAGCAAGTGGACGTGTTGGGTCCCATGCCACCCCGTTGGTGGCAGCGGTGGGAGCAGCGCCATCAATTTTTTGATGAAGCCGGAAATTCTACacaaggagaagatgcaTCGCCACCCCTCGGCGAAGCATTCGATGCCTGGATCCAAAAGTACAGGAAAAAGCACAACGTGGGCGTGTTTTCAGAGGACGAAAAGGCCGCATTTCTACGTTTGTTGCACCGAATGCTGTCCTTCGATCCACAGAATCGGCCAACGGCCATGGAGGTGTTAATGTCGGACTgggtggttaactgggcaaAGCCGGACTTTGAACGGAGCATGAAAGAAGTTTAA
- a CDS encoding kinase domain-containing protein, translated as MSVHHLEQVSCGRNDEMSLDVRWNNARLVVHLKLSPSISTTSTPIENTFIQKFNSASDEDDGEQAERLSGEFLDAVVEIGRHSFDHLAPPTVQLQDLHTVLFPKEYNFLFRTSDGKAEVVRGNDAMKNQDLLDILVLENLMGDGYIARVKVHGREMCSKAGDAKGERAAQRELDCLWKIYISGYADALGVPNLLGLVKNPENNCVIGFLEEYIPVSPTRELSTLASIENTSVIDKDRRMKWALQLQDTIRILHKINVTWGDAKASNVLIHHDTDDAWVIDFAGGWTDGRVGDSLAGTVLGDEYGLKKILEFLEV; from the exons ATGAGTGTGCATCATCTTGAGCAAGTATCCTGCGGTCGGAATGATGAAATGTCCCTGGATGTCCGATGGAACAATGCACGACTCGTCGTTCACCTCAAGCTGTCTCCCTCGATCTCTACTACTTCTACACCAATAGAAAACACCTTCATCCAGAAATTCAACTCTGCCagcgatgaggatgatggggAACAAGCAGAGCGTCTCTCAGGCGAGTTCCTGGATGCCGTTGTAGAGATTGGCCGGCACAGCTTTGATCATCTCGCTCCTCCAACTGTACAATTACAAGACCTCCACACTGTCCTCTTCCCCAAAGAATATAACTTTCTCTTTCGAACCTCCGACGGAAAAGCAGAAGTCGTTCGCGGCAACGATGCTATGAAAAACCAGGATCTCCTCG ATATTCTCGTCCTTGAAAACCTTATGGGTGATGGCTACATCGCACGTGTAAAGGTACACGGCAGAGAGATGTGCTCAAAGGCTGGAGATGCAAAGGGGGAACGTGCCGCGCAAAGAGAGCTCGACTGTCTCTGGAAGATTTATATCTCTGGATACGCAGACGCTCTTGGCGTGCCAAATCTCCTGGGATTGGTTAAAAACCCCGAAAATAATTGTGTTATTGGGTTTTTGGAAGAGTACATCCCCGTCTCGCCAACCCGGGAGTTATCGACACTGGCTAGTATTGAGAATACCTCTGTAATTGACAAGGATCGCCGGATGAAGTGGGCGTTGCAACTGCAGGACACCATTCGGATCCTTCACAAAATCAACGTCACATGGGGTGACGCCAAAGCCTCCAACGTGCTGATACACCACGATACGGACGATGCTTGGGTCATTGACTTTGCTGGTGGATGGACGGATGGCCGTGTAGGTGACTCTTTGGCGGGAACAGTGCTGGGGGATGAATatgggttgaagaagataCTTGAGTTCTTAGAAGTGTAA
- a CDS encoding glutamyl-tRNA(Gln) amidotransferase (similar to Metarhizium robertsii ARSEF 23 XP_007822751.2): protein MLSVFFVQLGLLLFSAAAATVVSRQVQLGKYEYFVPPTPAWNLRSWNTTTGRGKGGLVPVTALSFNGTADSEAVKRILNTYEKADDVWTSSFTEGSQVHRSTCGHVALLSSSKVLYIQSSQAVAETNLQKRLTPEYNVSELYEMSNHWVPPGPYFLDPTTGNAYQAYRLYVDTNQAFIQSSYQEPQGNHEPLRAAVMSAAALTIAVPSRLYYTPTPEKPLAGVRMAIKDLFDLKGLKTSGGNRAYYEMSNVKNKTAIAVQKLIDAGVVIVGKTKLSEFAFGGMFITDHIDYLLPFNPRGDGYNSPSDSSGGSGASVAAYDWLDASMGSDTGGSVRGPAQWNGVYGNRPTRGAVDLAGIIPLSPAMDTVGLLARDPLLWSKINKVLYAGSFMGYNKYPKKIFIDPSSAKELSEAKLKHPEMATAVTKFLNRLSKRLSANISTFSIDDGWNKSTPAAFNTTPIANAVDLIYNKLTRYEQWNTFGKGFVKKYMETHDGDFPHMVPDVRLGWQLVNASLTEHDHTSDLNDKAGITDWVGRRFLKADKDTCSNAIYLYFTLPSKSYKPDVSKDTSNPYIAKLIGTVSQQKIEILKQNVTISCNTTMASEEACESSRKELEKATVSPPYSVYAGRLASVADLPDYSITLGSFDLGEATFSDSTLKNQSLPLAVDILAAKGCDFMVLDLIEDLYHSGAIRVARTGPLV, encoded by the exons ATGCTTTCGGTGTTCTTCGTTCAGTTGGGGCTTTTGctcttctctgctgctgccgcaACTGTAGTTTCTAGACAGGTGCAATTGGGCAAATATGAGTATTTTGTCCCCCCTACCCCAGCTTGGAATTTGCGGTCTTGGAATACCACCACTGGCAGGGGCAAGGGTGGCTTGGTGCCGGTTACTGCTCTGAGTTTCAATGGCACTGCCGATTCCGAAGCGGTGAAACGGATCCTGAATACTTATGAAAAGGCTGACGATGTATGGACATCTTCTTTTACTGAAGGTAGTCAAGTTCACAGATCTACATGCGGGCACGTTGCCTTGCTAAGCTCCTCAAAAGTTCTCTATATCCAATCCTCGCAAGCAGTTGCGGAAACAAATTTGCAGAAGCGATTGACACCTGAGTACAATGTATCCGAACTTTATGAGATGTCTAATCATTGGGTGCCTCCCGGACCGTATTTTCTGGATCCCACGACGGGCAACGCATACCAAGCTTACCGTCTATATGTGGACACTAATCAAGCCTTTATTCAA TCATCCTATCAAGAGCCACAAGGGAATCATGAGCCTCTACGTGCTGCCGTCATGTCTGCTGCAGCACTCACAATCGCTGTTCCATCCCGATTGTACTACactccaacaccagagaaGCCACTAGCTGGCGTACGAATGGCCATCAAAGACCTCTTTGATCTGAAGGGCCTCAAAACAAGCGGTGGGAACCGGGCCTATTACGAAATGAGCAATGTCAAGAACAAAACCGCAATAGCCGTTCAAAAGCTGATTGACGCGGGCGTGGTCATAGTTGGCAAAACAAAGTTATCCGAGTTTGCATTTGGAGGCATGTTCATCACCGATCACATTGACTACCTGCTTCCGTTTAACCCACGAGGAGACGGGTACAACTCTCCGAGCGACAGCTCCGGTGGCTCTGGGGCGTCCGTCGCCGCCTACGACTGGCTTGATGCGAGCATGGGCAGTGACACGGGGGGTTCGGTTCGTGGACCTGCTCAGTGGAATGGCGTTTACGGAAATCGACCAACACGTGGTGCAGTTGATCTGGCTGGAATCATTCCGCTGAGTCCTGCCATGGATACGGTTGGGCTACTTGCTCGGGATCCGTTGTTGTGGTCCAAGATCAACAAAGTGCTTTACGCCGGGTCTTTCATGgggtacaacaagtatccGAAGAAGATCTTTATTGATCCATCAAGTGCAAAGGAGTTATCTGAGGCGAAACTGAAGCATCCCGAAATGGCGACCGCAGTAACAAAATTTCTCAACCGGTTGTCAAAGAGGTTATCTGCTAACATATCTACTTTCTCAATTGACGACGGATGGAACAAGAGCACACCTGCTGCGttcaacaccacaccaaTTGCAAACGCTGTTGATCTAATTTATAATAAACTTACGCGGTATGAGCAATGGAACACGTTTGGGAAAGGCTTCGTAAAGAAATATATGGAAACCCACGACGGAGACTTTCCTCATATGGTACCCGATGTGCGTTTGGGCTGGCAACTAGTCAATGCCTCCTTGACGGAGCACGACCATACGAGTGATCTGAATGACAAGGCTGGGATTACCGATTGGGTCGGCAGAAGGTTTCTTAAAGCCGATAAGGACACATGCTCGAATGCCATCTATCTCTATTTCACCCTACCGTCCAAGTCGTACAAGCCGGACGTATCCAAAGA CACGTCTAACCCATACATCGCAAAACTGATTGGAACCGTATCTCAGCAAAAGATTGAGATTCTCAAACAGAACGTAACCATCAGTTGTAACACAACGATGGCATCCGAAGAAGCGTGCGAGTCATCTCGTAAAGAACTTGAGAAAGCGACAGTGTCACCACCATACTCTGTTTATGCCGGTCGGCTTGCATCTGTCGCCGACTTGCCTGACTATTCCATTACCCTTGGAAGCTTTGATCTTGGTGAGGCTACCTTTTCGGATTCAACACTGAAGAACCAGAGTCTGCCGTTGGCTGTTGATATTCTGGCTGCAAAGGGATGCGATTTCATGGTGTTGGATCTTATCGAGGACTTGTATCATAGCGGTGCTATTAGAGTTGCTCGGACAGGGCCGTTAGTTTAG
- a CDS encoding cyclin-like F-box (similar to Metarhizium robertsii ARSEF 23 XP_007824477.1) — protein sequence MFGSKGTGLSALLVLLALCICFSEAVPQQKKGNNRGGKKQTAQQKAAQKAGGITAAKDGTTVLDQTVKINGLDIRYKVSAPADQFTANSGVQGANAAPNTAGAIGMNVLLHGDGGQSFFDFPNQGVNSNLMGVAVLAPDANLKWGGSNRNGQQRPDGAAHSQAVADLITKELPKMVSFNQSNVFFMGVSGGSLTLSGFFMPAQMGLFPNTGVMLTCGALAPQVAFTPEASAALANTRIHFQSTTQELTSLQKSIPEAIQAFEQAGTQAGLNTQQLNALQTVDNSPNGGHCAFDEQGFVSGVQLMASNFANVMLSGGNGQVNGIGNVNKGVVGNENLKFAAGNGRN from the exons ATGTTCGGGTCAAAGGGCACAGGCTTGTCCGCATTACTGGTTCTTTTAGCACTCTGCATATGTTTCAGCGAAGCAGTCCCCCAGCAAAAGAAGGGCAATAATCGCGGTGGTAAAAAACAGACAGCACAACAAAAAGCCGCCCAGAAAGCTGGTGGCATTACCGCTGCAAAAGACGGAACTACGGTCCTTGACCAAACCGTCAAGATCAA TGGCCTTGACATTCGATACAAAGTCAGCGCTCCGGCTGACCAATTCACCGCAAACTCTGGAGTGCAAGGGGCGAATGCTGCTCCAAACACTGCCGGCGCTATTGGCATGAACGTACTGCTTCACGGTGACGGAGGCCAGTCCTTCTTCGACTTCCCTAACCAGGGCGTAAACTCCAACCTCATGGGAGTCGCGGTTCTCGCCCCTGATGCAAATCTCAAATGGGGTGGTTCCAACCGAAACGGCCAGCAGCGTCCCGATGGTGCAGCTCACTCTCAGGCTGTTGCCGACCTTATCACCAAGGAGCTGCCTAAGATGGTATCCTTCAATCAGTCAAACGTCTTCTTCATGGGAGTCAGCGGCGGATCTCTCACGCTTTCCGGCTTCTTCATGCCAGCTCAGATGGGCCTATTTCCAAACACCGGAGTTATGCTGACTTGCGGTGCTCTGGCTCCTCAGGTGGCCTTTACGCCCGAAGCTTCTGCGGCCTTGGCAAATACTCGAATTCACTTTCAGTCGACTACCCAGGAGCTGACGTCCCTGCAGAAATCTATCCCTGAAGCTATTCAGGCGTTTGAACAGGCAGGAACACAAGCTGGGCTAAATACACAGCAACTGAATGCGCTTCAGACTGTGGATAACAGCCCAAATGGCGGTCATTGTGCATTTGATGAGCAAGGCTTTGTCAGTGGTGTGCAGCTGATGGCTTCCAACTTTGCCAATGTTATGCTTTCGGGTGGTAATGGCCAGGTGAATGGTATCGGAAATGTGAACAAGGGAGTGGTAGGAAACGAAAACTTGaagtttgctgctggaaaTGGCCGAAACTAG
- a CDS encoding metalloprotease 1 (similar to Cordyceps militaris CM01 XP_006671854.1), which translates to MLLKFGLLSLLAPAAIEAASLQRTHCGTKAPSQEFVKMSHDFAAAEARADFSAVVERAATNVNTYIHIIAADRTYQGGYVDQRTIDAQMKMLNDNFGRTGFQFTLRNVSYTVDPYYAKLRNQQDEYEIKRRLRQGSYSDLNLYYHVNMWTGNTGWCYYPASVSQGSWDFIRDGCTMHVGTMPGGSYSPWNQGKLTSHEVGHWMGLMHTFENGCGGYGDSVDDTPASSSPSYGCPTGRDSCSQPGVDPIHNFMDYSDNACQYEFTNGQIQRMRSWFDYYRG; encoded by the exons ATGCTCCTGAAATTCGGTCTTTTGTCTCTCCTAGCCCCCGCGGCTATCGAGGCCGCTAGCCTCCAACGCACACACTGTGGAACGAAGGCTCCCAGTCAAGAATTCGTCAAAATGTCTCACGATTTTGCGGCTGCAGAGGCAAGAGCAGATTTTAGTGCTGTCGTTGAACGAGCTGCAACGAATGTGAACACTTACATCCACATCATTGCCGCTGACAGGACCTACCAAGGTGGTTATGTTGAT CAACGAACCATTGATGcccagatgaagatgctcaACGACAATTTCGGCCGCACCGGGTTTCAGTTCACTCTGCGAAACGTCTCGTACACCGTCGACCCCTACTACGCCAAACTGAGGAACCAACAAGATGAATATGAAATCAAGAGACGACTTCGCCAGGGCTCATACAGTGATCTCAACTTGTACTATCACGTCAACATGTGGACTGGCAACACTGGATGGTGCTACTACCCAGCCAGtgtcagccaaggcagcTGGGACTTCATCAGAGACGGCTGCACAATGCACGTTGGAACCATGCCTGGTGGCTCGTACTCCCCCTGGAACCAAGGCAAGCTTACCTCGCATGAGGTTGGGCACTGGATGGGTCTGATGCATACCTTTGAGAATGGCTGTGGAGGATACGGCGACTCGGTTGATGACACCCCTGCTTCGTCTTCCCCTTCATACGGTTGCCCTACCGGCAGGGACTCTTGCAGCCAGCCTGGTGTTGATCCTATTCATAACTTTATGGATTATAGCGATAA TGCCTGCCAATACGAGTTCACCAATGGACAGATTCAGCGAATGAGGAGCTGGTTCGATTACTACCGTGGCTAA
- a CDS encoding cation-transporting ATPase 4 (similar to Metarhizium acridum CQMa 102 XP_007815470.1): protein MGNDRGPQMTGVIITLFVTSIITGVLRFYTHGVIIKRFFAEDYITFFTLLLYTGYTTVSLLAVAHGLGKHNVDVPPEDRPTAIMYRWLASLFYIVISLLTKWIVGLFLLRICPRKRWRQITIWTILGSVTVFSILYFFFDIFSCQPVTYEWTRYNPVPAEGTCNATTFATVTTYIAAVLNIVADWVLPALPATLVWKSQIEHRMKISIIALLCLGSTASIATIVRIPYADGILDNPDYLYTFTDLGIWSTVEIGVALTASNLATLKPLMRKLRVFKSMSSITHYGSKSQPVGGAGGTAGHAPSRSKSFVNGNNHITITGAASARESRGVRWNRRESMELELVDKRDGTSSEGKSDVEKSRDSNGGEVPSWLNV from the exons ATGGGTAACGATCGTGGTCCTCAGATGACGGGAGTCATTATTACTCTCTTTGTCACATCCATAATAACTGGCGTGCTGCGTTTCTACACCCACGGTGTCATCATCAAGCGCTTCTTTGCAGAAGACTACATCACTTTCTTCACACTG TTACTATACACCGGTTACACAACAGTCAGCCTTCTCGCCGTGGCACACGGCCTAGGGAAACACAATGTCGACGTACCTCCAGAAGATCGCCCCACGGCAATAATGTATCGATGGCTCGCCTCGCTCTTCTACATCGTTATATCGCTCCTGACGAAGTGGATCGTCGGGCTTTTCCTCTTGCGAATCTGTCCGCGCAAACGATGGCGGCAAATTACAATCTGGACGATTTTAGGCTCCGTAACCGTGTTCAGCATTCTATACTTTTTCTTTGACATTTTCAGCTGTCAGCCTGTTACGTATGAGTGGACAAGATACAATCCAGTACCAGCGGAGGGAACATGCAACGCTACCACCTTTGCGACAGTTACGACATACATCGCGGCCGTGTTGAACATTGTGGCGGACTGGGTACTGCCCGCTCTACCAGCAACCCTGGTGTGGAAATCACAGATTGAGCATCGAATGAAGATTTCAATTATTGCGCTGCTATGTCTGGGCTCGAC TGCATCGATCGCAACGATTGTTCGCATTCCGTACGCAGATGGCATCTTGGATAATCCAGATTACCTCTACACATTCACCGATCTCGGTATCTGGAGCACTGTAGAGATTGGAGTGGCCTTGACAGCATCAAATCTTGCCACGTTGAAGCCCTTGATGCGCAAACTACGCGTCTTCAAGAGCATGTCCAGCATCACGCATTACGGTAGTAAAAGCCAACcagttggtggtgctggcggcaCAGCTGGACATGCCCCGAGCCGATCAAAATCATTCGTCAATGGTAATAACCATATAACAATTACTGGGGCGGCTTCGGCTCGCGAGTCGAGAGGTGTAAGATGGAATCGAAGAGAGTcgatggagttggagttggttgatAAGCGGGATGGCACGAGTAGCGAGGGGAAAAGCGACGTTGAAAAGAGTCGTGACAGTAATGGTGGGGAGGTTCCTTCATGGCTTAATGTTTGA